The genomic stretch GGCAAAACAAAGCAAACCGCACATTCCAATCCAGGATTAAACTGAATAACTGAACTTCCCCTCCATGAATATCCTATAGTCCTCCACAGCACACACATAGTCATAGGCAGTACATGACGATGCAGCTATTTTACCATAAAAAGTGACCAAATCAATTCAAACATGTCAAATTTCAGTAATTAAAAAGACGAGTCATTACACCTTATTCATTTGGATCCGACACAACAGTTCAGCATTCCAAAATGCTCCATCAGATTCAGACTAAAACAATACCGGCACAAACCGAATGGAAACTCCCCTCCTCGCAGCCCCGGTCAAGGGATCGACGTCTCCAGCAGCCCGGGACGACGCTCAGAGGAACTTCCTGTACGGCCGCCCGGCATCCTCGTCCTGCATATGCTGCATCCAACCCAGCAGGCACAAACAGAAAATCGATCTTAGGGTTTGGGGAAAGGAGAAAGAGTCAGCGGAACGGCGATAAGGGCTATATTGGATTACGAATTCGCGGACGATGCCCTTGTAGACGAGGATGGGGACAGCGAGGCCGAAGAGGCCGATGACGGCGAGGCTGCGGCGGGTCCAGCGGAAGTTGAACTCGAGGTTCTCGCGGCCGGCGTTCCACTCTTCGATCCACCGGTTTTTGTGCACCTCCATGCCGCCACccatcttctcctcctcctttcGATCCGCCAAAGGGAAATGTGTGCTGGTTGCTGGGGAGACGGTGAGACCGTGAGAGTGATTTGGTTCGGGGAATTTTGGGGGAGACTGCTTCGTCCGGTTTAGAGAGGACCCAGCGCCGCAGCGCGTGTGGTGTGgtgacttctttttttttttaagttcccaattttttttaaattttagacaccatagcacttttgtttttatttgacaattattatataattattgctaattagactcaaaagattcatctcacgatttacaggcaaaactatataattagtttttattttcgactatatttaatgctgcatgccgcaagatttgatgtgacggagaatctttaaaaagttttttatttttagagtaaactaaacaaggccagagacCATTGTTGATACAAATTCCGGTGCTTGATCCGGCCACAAGCCGGACTCACTAGCATCCAAGGTAGCACCATAGGAGGCTAATACATCAGCATTTCATGTTCTAGAACATTTAAAGATTTTACAGCAGAAGAAATCAAAATATATTCTAGATTTAACCTCTAAGAACGATCGATCATAGGTAGAAGACGTCAGAGCGAACGCCAATATTTGAGCATCTGTTTCAAGGATCACACTCTGCATCCCCAAAGAAGAAGCAAGTTGCAGCCCATTTAAACAGGCCAAAGCTTCACCGTGAAGAGCATTAGATAACTGATGCAAAGCTCCAGCTCCAACCCTTGCAGCTATGAATTCGCCTTTATGATCACGAATGATGCATCCCCATCTTCCTTTTTTGTGTCTTGCAAAAATACACCATCACAATTTATCTTGTATATATTTTCTGGTGGTGGCTGCCACTTTTGGTTTTGATGTGAAGGCCGGAGTGGTGTG from Sorghum bicolor cultivar BTx623 chromosome 3, Sorghum_bicolor_NCBIv3, whole genome shotgun sequence encodes the following:
- the LOC8075582 gene encoding uncharacterized protein LOC8075582; amino-acid sequence: MGGGMEVHKNRWIEEWNAGRENLEFNFRWTRRSLAVIGLFGLAVPILVYKGIVREFHMQDEDAGRPYRKFL